From Synergistaceae bacterium, one genomic window encodes:
- the ptsP gene encoding phosphoenolpyruvate--protein phosphotransferase has product LLLGLVTRMGSSNSHTAILARSTNWPTLIQCHDITDECDGKFAILDGYNGCIYVEPDQYLIDELSAKQAEDRAREAKLQELKGQPSVTKDGRSVRLYANIGGPKDIQAVLDNDAEGVGLFRSEFVYLNSKEEPTEDEQFAAYKKVLEGLAPRLVIIRTCDIGADKTIDYMKLDKEENPALGFRAVRICLYRRDFFKKQLRALLRASAFGNLGIMFPMIISRWEVQECKEILEECRNELKAEGKAMGEIEIGIMIETPAAALCADELAQEVDFFSLGTNDLTQYTCAIDRQSANLERFADTHHPAVLRLIRETIEAGHRHGTWVGICGELGADPTLTEDFLKWGVDELSVNPKSILPLRGNVRNVDLSKFKTESPKPEVKPEPKPAAEAPKPEAPKPEVKAEEPKPKPKGLFGRLFG; this is encoded by the coding sequence GCTGCTGCTCGGACTTGTTACCCGCATGGGCAGCTCCAACAGCCACACAGCTATTCTCGCCAGAAGCACGAACTGGCCCACGCTCATTCAGTGCCACGACATCACTGACGAATGCGACGGAAAGTTCGCGATCCTCGACGGCTACAATGGCTGCATTTACGTTGAGCCTGACCAGTACCTCATCGACGAACTCTCCGCAAAGCAGGCTGAGGACAGAGCACGCGAGGCAAAACTTCAGGAACTCAAGGGACAGCCCAGCGTTACTAAGGACGGCCGGTCGGTAAGGCTGTACGCTAACATCGGCGGCCCGAAGGACATTCAGGCAGTCCTCGACAACGACGCGGAAGGTGTCGGACTCTTCAGGTCGGAGTTCGTGTACCTCAACAGCAAGGAAGAGCCTACGGAGGATGAGCAGTTCGCGGCCTACAAGAAAGTTCTTGAGGGGCTAGCACCGAGACTCGTGATTATCCGTACCTGCGACATCGGCGCGGATAAGACCATCGACTACATGAAGCTCGACAAGGAAGAGAACCCGGCGTTAGGCTTCAGGGCCGTAAGAATCTGCCTCTACCGCAGAGACTTCTTCAAGAAGCAGCTGCGCGCACTGCTGAGGGCTTCAGCGTTCGGCAATTTGGGTATAATGTTCCCGATGATCATCAGCCGCTGGGAAGTCCAGGAGTGCAAGGAAATTCTTGAGGAGTGCCGCAACGAACTCAAGGCCGAAGGAAAAGCTATGGGAGAAATCGAGATTGGTATAATGATAGAGACTCCTGCGGCCGCCCTTTGTGCAGACGAGCTAGCCCAAGAGGTGGACTTCTTCTCGCTCGGAACGAATGACCTCACGCAGTACACATGCGCCATCGACCGTCAGAGCGCGAACCTTGAGCGTTTCGCCGACACTCATCACCCTGCAGTGTTGAGGCTCATCCGCGAGACAATCGAGGCAGGACACAGGCACGGTACATGGGTCGGAATCTGCGGCGAGCTCGGTGCTGACCCGACACTAACAGAAGACTTCCTGAAGTGGGGAGTTGATGAACTCTCCGTAAACCCGAAGAGCATATTACCGCTCAGAGGGAACGTCAGGAACGTTGACCTGTCTAAATTCAAGACTGAGTCCCCGAAGCCGGAAGTGAAGCCCGAACC